In Sebastes fasciatus isolate fSebFas1 chromosome 8, fSebFas1.pri, whole genome shotgun sequence, the DNA window GACTCAGCCTTGTACTCCAATaagaacagaaaaataatctttttcAAAGTAAGtgcaaaacacaatatttcttTCTGTCTATTTTGAGATTGTTGAATGtctctttcattttctttcatttatgtTATTTCAGGGCTCTGGATACTGGCAGTGGGATGAAATTGGCCCGTCAGACTTCAGTTCATATCCCAAACCTGTTGGACAACTCTTCCACGGGGCGCCCAGCAACActgatgctgcattcacatggaCAGACGGACATATCTACTTGTTTAAAGGCACCCAGTACTGGCGTGTAAACCAGCACCACCGATCAATGGAGAAGGCTCTGAGCACGGCCACACACTGGATGCAGTGTGACGACTGAGCCACCAGAGGCCACCGGGGAGTTGACATAAACTTTATCCTGCACAATGATTCAGTGTAACAGCAGAGAGatgcttatttattttaaccctgAATTCCTCGTGTGaggaattattattaattattaatattttggaGGCAAAGTCTGCATGAAATCGAGAACAAATTAATATTTGCATGTTgtaatatttctttttacatcaGTGATTTATTGGTTTATTGTCCAACAGTCTCCATTTATCTCCTTAATTTAACTGCATATGTTGAATTCATTGTTTATAACCCGTTACATTTGAACTTCAGAAGAATTACAACCCAGTCGACCCTTACAAAAAGAAGTATACCTCAAGTTTATTATACGAAGTAAACTCAGTTCAAGTATATTCCCAAGGATACTTTATGCAATAAGTATACTagtatcaatgtactagtagtatacttttaagtgtactacttcaatacatcttgggactaaattggcccactttttagtttataaaagtatacatttaaatatactttaaatgttAGAGTAAACCtggagtacacaactagtttacatccaagttgtattttgtactgcaactataatataaactatactacaagtgaatttataggtatactgttatatacttgtagcccacttttctgtttatgaaagtacactttaaagtatactctcagtaaactactagtttaatagtttttactgtatACTTGCAAGTTTTCTTTCagttaacttatagtacttagccaaatatacgTTTCtgtacttttcagtataagccaagtgtaCTTGGActcttctgtatacttgtcagtataagccatgtatacttaagtacaattttgttaagtatatcactgttaagtacataaaaagtaaactgaaagcatactctcttattttaagtttaaaagaagtacaccaatagaacacttgaataaacctCTCTTTTGTAAGGGTAATCTAGACACATGGTACATAGTATTTGGAGAATAAAAGATCCCTTGAAAGAAAACACCTCGACCGTGAAATACAAAGTGTCCGTGAGATAAAACTGAGATAAAAAGGAAGTGATGATGACTGTGTATGTTGTGTTGTCATCATTCAGAGGATTTATCTCTGAGCATGTTGATGAGTATCTGAAGAAGCCGTGTTCCTTCAGAATGAATAGACTGGCGACGCCGCAGTCAGAGGCACCATGGAGCCCGTCTCAAAGTCAAAGTCAATCAGAGTATGTGTGatggtgctgatgctgctggTGGACGAGCCGGTTCCATTCTGGCGCTCCTGAAGGCTCTGGAGATAACTCTGAAAGGCAGACAGGAGAAAGACACGTTGTTATTTCATCGAACATTGATTGTCAGGGCTATATGATTTTGAATGATTAATTCGAATCCGAGCCACTGACCGGCGCCAGGACGTCCCCAGCGTAGCGTTTCAGCAGTGGAGGCCTGCGCTGACGGTATGGTTGAGGTCTTCGCCTTGACTCTCTACAACTGTGCTTCTTGGCATGTTTCTTCTGGTTTTTGTGTGCAGCTGGGAAGCATCAATAAAGGATGAGTATATGACATCACAGAAGGAGCTTATATCTAACATTAAAACAGCCTTGAATTAATCCATAAGTGCAGATTGAATTAAACTCACCTTCTGTGTGTGAGATTCCTTTGGCAGTAAACCACCATTGCACCAACACACCTATCAGACCCATAACAGGCCATATCCCAGTGATCGCCCAGTTAAACCAGCAGAATGGACGTGGGGCGACTTGACAAAACACATCATACACTTGATCTGGCAGCGTAAACGTCCCCACCAGGTAATCCACACCCAGCATCACAGTTGTCGCTCCAAATACAGATGTGTAGATGATGGTGAACAGTTTCTGCCACTGGAGCGTGAAGAGAGCAGCGACGACGCTAGCGACCAGTACAACGGTGAGAGGCACCCACACTGGATTAAGGCTGTAAAACTGTCCGACGACCACCAGGATGGCGAGGGAGAGCAGGCTTCCCAGCTGCAGGCCGCTGAGGAGGAGTCCTAGCGTGGACACCAGCATGGTCATCAGCCCGCAGAGTATGCCCACGCCCAGGCCGATGCCCGCCTTTGTCTCTGACCCCAGCTCGGCATCCAACAGGGGCTCCTTGTGGTACAACAGGAGAATGACTGCTGAGCTAAACATGAAGCCTGAGAAGAACATGACCATCTTGAAGCAGCGGTATCCTGAAAcgtagaataaaacaaaattagaCTTGATTTTAAATCTAAACCATCTCTTCATCCATGTATTCAAATAAATTATATGATTGCTTTGACTGTAACTCTAAATGCGAAGAGCCAAACTGacttgttaaaggaacagtgttcaGCTTTTAGGGGGATCTTTTGGCAGattaatataatgttaataagtatgttttcttcagtgtataatcacctgaaaataagaatcgttgtgttttcgttaccttatggcgctttcacaagccaacatttagtccgctttgggcggttgtgaacgtAGTAATCGTACTCTGCTGCGGGCCAAACAACCGGACTGAGGCCGCTTGCGAGAGGTAGTGTCCTTTTTGGACCTTTTCCaaaaccaaaacgcaggctgcttgtgtgggcatttgttgagatggattcaggtaaacgacaggttaacatgagggGGAGAATATCAATTTAACTCCGATTCGGACTATCCAATGTCAAGACACATTTCACATTCACtgtactatgttgttttttcctaaacctaacttagtggttttgttgcctaatcctaaacaagGGTTTTTATTGAATTCACAACAGTAAGCATGTGTCTACTACAACCGAGAAGTGATGCCGAGGGTTCATTAAGCACATGTTTATTGCGATGGAAAAAGTGATGCCGAGAGGTCTGACAAGACGTCAacatgtgacgagttgggatgaaaaaCATGTTGGCATAATAAGTCCACTTTAAAACCTACAAGCGTGTACTTTTGGATTGATTCTGACTGTCCTCACAGGCCTACATGTAACTGCTCAAACACTGATGAACAGTTACCACTGCTGCAGTTCTTTCACTGGTTTCTGAACTTAACTGAAATCTCACTGAACTGCCTGGACACATTGctgaaatacatttcataagTGAATTTGTTCCAGTATTCATGTCCAGCTCCAACATCTGTCATTAACATTTTTAACGGGAGGAATATCAGAGCAACTGACAAACTGCCTTCGCCTGCACCACTGAAACTgctgtttttcttaaaatgattaattatttacAGTCATACAATCCATTACAGGCAAGAGTTACTGGGAACGCAGACTTTGGcagcatgtgtgtttgcataatgTCACATGTTTTAGGTCCATAGGACACACTTCAGTTTGTGTTTATAAGATTTGTGTCCACATATTTTCAGTGAAAACAGAGAAAGCCTCATATTGCTTTTTTGGGGagctaatgttgttttttttgcaaccagaaatgacacaagagggtggagctaaataatacgctgaataagatactttcaggcgaccaaaatgttataattaactttcaagaACTGAGAACACTTtggtgaaagggttaaagttctaagaccaaaacacgtacaactcccagactggacaggtagcgacctgtcaatcacaaggtagtcacgtcctaaagcataccctgctttatcgtctatttgactctaaatgggaccataatttactgaatgaacatcatgctgtattgaagaagacttgaaactagcaattgagaccataaactcatgtttacaatgtttactgaggtaataaatcaagtgagaagtagggtaattttctcatagacttctatacaatcagacttctttttgcagccagaggagtcgccccctgctggcaattagaaagaatgcaagtttaaggcactacAGCGTTGGCTTAATTTTTCAGACATGGAGTTGCTCCACTGGCACcttgtatttattgatttatttttgaattgGCCTTTTCTCCAGTGTGACTACCTGGAACGTAGAAAATACAACATTGCTGTCAGAACTAACAAGAGCTTCTCTCCAACAGTGCAACAGGTGGCTCTTTATTAATGCTGCCTGTGTCAAATTCAGACAGAGGACTTCCCATCTGCCTCCTCCAGCTTTGTGCTTATCCACCTTTAAAACCCTGACAGCTTTCAGACATCTGCCACTGTGGGTTTACGCCATCAGGTGAGCTAATGAAACATTTATACGAAAGCAGTGACAGCAGGGACATATTGAAATTTAAGTAGCCCGTCTTTACTGCTATACTTTGTTCACATTTAATATTAGTTCTGGTGTCATGAATACATACCGAAAAAGGTGTAGATGAGGCCGAATGAGAGGCAAACAGAGCAGACAATAGATGGGATGATTTCATACTTGATATTAATCTCAAGCGTACATATGTCCACCTCAGCTAAGCCAGCTCCTGGCTCCTCAGTAACATAGAGTGAAGTGACGTCCATCTTGAAGGATTAGTTTTACTTCTGTTGCTGTGTGCAGGTTGGTGTTTGTTCGTTGACGGGGGGAAATTGGAACATCCTGCATGTGGCATTCAGGGAAAGAGGAAGCTCCTGAACGAAGGACTTGAACTGTTTCCTGTTGTGCACCTGCAAAGAGAGGAGAGTGGGTTTTTGTTTAGCGTCCATGGCAACATATAAGTCATCTCTTTTCAGTTTATTGTCCCGGCTGCTTACTTGAGAGTTATTAATCATCAAGTCTTGCGAGCAACCTGGGGAGTAATCCTTCAAAAGTATTACTCTTAAGTTTTTTAATATGAGAGGATATATGGTTCTTTCCCATGTACCAATTTCCCGTTCAGGAACCAGAGAAGGAAACTGGGGATCCCCTCTGAGTTTAACGTCTCTCTTTCCTGGTTCTTTTGTTCAAGAACAGGACGCAGATGAGGAAATGACCTTGTGGCTTATGGTGGTCATACAGGTCATTGTTCTGAGGTGCTCCGTTTAAtgaataatataacaaaaacaaaaacagctcaacaacaacaatacaagaTATCTAACACCCAATAAAGAAATCAAGTGGTGGAAAAAGTACTACTTTTTCTTAACTGATGGTATAATATTGTAACTATTTAAAGGATTTTATCTTGTTTATATCTTAAGTCCTGGtacttttatattgttttcattgtaaagcactttgtaactttgtttttgaaaggtgctatataaattaataaagatattattattattactagcaATACTAAATTGTATACGTTACAAGTAAAGTCTTGCATttcaaatattatttaaatgaaagtacaaaagtatcagtATCAAGATATACCCTAAGTAGATACCAAAACCTAAAGTACTAATTATGCAGAATTGCTTATTTCagaatattattggattataattactGATGCAtcagtttatttattcttaCATCTGGTAATCAATAAAGTCTTATTTCAACCTATTTGcttattacattttgtattattaatctgcatCTGCAAGATAACTGGTGACCAAAGTTAACAGATaagtggaataaaaagtacaatatttgcctctcaATTGTTGTAGAATAGACGTATAAGAAAAGGGAAATACAGTATCTCAAAATTGTGAAGTATAAATACTTAACTAAATGTACTTCTCACCACTGGTAACAGCTTTGCATCACTTATAAACtgcaataaatcaatgtgaataatttgttttttaactgaatgAGGCTAAAAATCTAACAGTGTAAAGGCGTGCGTCATGTTTACACACTCCTCCTGTGTTGGTTCACAGCGTCCTGCTTCAGTTTAATGCTGTTAAGGACCTTATCAGATCTCACGGTCAGCAAATGGGATTACAGGAGCTTCAGCAGGTGAGTGATCCTCCTTCCTGTTTATCTCAACTCTGCGTTCTCTTATAAAGGTGAGTGTGAGAAACACCAAAACACTTACACTTTCTAACTGGTTCCAGGTAAAATAGAAATGATTGACTGCTCTGTGGAGGATGTTCTTCTTTCTACAATATGTGACTGTCAATATCTACAAGATCAAAGAGTTTCACAACAAAATACGCAATAACAGCTctaaaataaaagcatgaaatGAAGAAGTAATATTTCAGAGGCCTACCTGGAATGAGGCATGTCTTCACAGAGTAAATGTGAGCTTCAACAGAGAAATCTTCAGAGGTAGTTTGTAAAGTTCATGTAAAGCCAACAGGGAGTGAGCTGTGATGAGTCTGTTGTTCCCTCTGTGAGCTGTGAGACTGAGCGTCAGACCTGAGCTCATGTGAACAGCTGACTCTGAGAGGGAGGCCATCTGCTCCCAGTGACAGTGGGCGGCTGCTTCTGCCAAGTCCAAGTCCAGCTCTCACTACCCATGATCCTACTGGAGCCTCCACTTTGTCTCTGCATCGCCACGTCAGAGCTTTATTCCACTCCATGTGGCACTTTTAACTAAGGTCAAAGGTGGCTTCAGTTAAAGGGATATTGACCCCTAACATGTCGTTTCTTCTGGGACGTTCAGAATCTCATTTAACAGGAGACACAACAGGTGAATGGGGTAATCTTttaaactaatagatatcactatgaaacttccccagttgattgcTTACATTAAGGGAATTATTTTTTAGTATAACAAGATTtctgaaatgttgtttaaaggggacctattatgtttttgtgcttttcccccttTCTTTTAATGTGTAATATAGCTTTTTGTACATGTAAAGGCCCGGACACATCAACCCCGACACCCGACCGTTGGGTCGCCTCACGTCACCAAAAAGTTGCCcctgaacacaccgcaaagactacaactgacggccagttagcgcgtatgttctgcgcctgcatgagatgaaataactctccctaccagcaggtcacgatagtctgtatttgtcattcaaaaagggaaaccggaagaccgaggacggcggattgttatgatacgtacatgaaacaaagtggtgtttgccgaccattttcacaccgctctcactcaccacttagcttcattccagagggccatgttgttgtgaaaatatccgtgtattggaatgatcagatgagatgaagatgaaaaatgagaagagccttctgtgtttttcctcttgactttactcgttggcttgctttcctcacttccatttcctcttcttgtgcactcgattcgtttaagctgaacagccaatcagagtgatttctctcactgatgGGCGCCACTaccaattcaacatgctgaatgaGCCGAAAAAATTCttaccgcaaaaactaggcccaCAGACGCTCACAAAAAAAGGTCTGCAAGGTTACAAAGTCTTAAGTCCgagccaaagggagttactctcccccacagaaacactgctcctgaactgcccaAAACGCCCTGCTTGAAGTCACGCCTTCTcctctgtaacgtggtgatgtcaccaagtaaaacatttgcataacggctagtttggcacgcccgctaacaaagctagttagagcggagtatGCACCggaaaataagcatgataggtcctctttaaatatgcaaatgaggcattatcctATTAAATATGCGATATTTTGCTTACACTTCCAGAACCGAAACCTGAACATTGTAtgaagccaggttcaaaattcttgtttcattttgttgccaTATAAGAGTCAACGTTTTTTACAGAAAGGATTTTGGATatatctttttatcactccatatatttagaaaatactgtcaacagccataaaaaaataattttcgccatgtttttaggaattaAATGTTGTATGAATCAGGCTATggatgaacaaacccctctgtataaaccttcagaatatagagaggaatgaaactggaaagtttggtgtatgtaggTGCTACTGAAGTGCAGATTTCAGGCTCAGAGTATGAGAGAAGATCATGGGcatatttcacaataaatcCAGGCTGTTGGTGCAAATGACAAAGAGCAATAGCCCCCCCTGTGGGACACCAGCTAGAACTGTCATTACCATGTCCTACTGTCACATAACAtggtgtttgtgtctcttttcaaTGTATCTTGTTTTTCCATCGTCAACCCTCTTGAGATTGTGGCTGCCAACAACAACACTAGTAGGTTCTCTGAATGAGAGACTATTTTTAGATAGAGGTGCTCAAGCACATCTAAATTTCATCTCAGCACCCCTAACAAAACAATTCCTCTGAGACCCCCGTGATCGCCGGTGGccaacattactgtctttaagaggctgtaacgggctcagtctcaaaatactgttatcatatgaagctagaaaacctaaggaatccatcggtaccaaccatgtcatgctagggGGTCTAAATAATGCTCACAAGTTAGGgggttcaaaggggtccgttgacctctgacctcaagattttGAGGTTTGTGAATTTAAAGTATGAGGCAAGCTTTGATTGACAGTAACAACTGGCAacgtggtggaaagtaactaagtgcatttactcaagtgcgTTTTGATGGCACTTAATTGTGTATTTGCAGTATATGCTACTTTGTACTTCTATTCCACTCCTTTACTAGTAGCAGTACCACAGTGTACAATACTAATTAAGAGCCTTTACTTCAATAAAAGtagttcttccaccactgatggacaatgattgattgataataAAGACTGTAAGCATTGTTGGTTCAAGTCAAGACTGTGTGATTCAGTGTCCTACTTTAGCTGGAGGAACCCAGATGTACATGTATGCTGTATGATACAACAGCTTTTAGCCTCTAGGGGGCAGTAAGATCccaaaataaagtcacaacatAATGTTTTGAAGTACCTATAGACATCTGACAGAAACAGAGCTGCCCACAGTTTTATATGAACCAgtattgttttagttttgtcattaaaggtactatatgtaacaatttacatgtattaatgCTCTGTATTACCAttgtgtgaacagattgtaacTTATAAACTGAGACCTTCCCTGATTTTCTCGGTTGCCTATAACcgcctgtggactgatttctgTGTAAAGAACTCGGGACGGTTTTGCTTCGTAACGTTAGCTGATGAAGTAATCTGCAAATGGCGAGCTAGTCAGTATCATGGAGATTAGACATTACAGAGAGTAACAGTGATAtatgattgtaatgtaatgtcacGTCAATGTTTTGGCCGATGCCCAGGATGATCGATCACGCCTACGGAGCAACAGGAggctgactgcagttcacttaactGCCACGGatgtcattaataacaaggacCTAATGAAAGTTACTtatagtacctttaaagggGCGCTGCAGCaattttattatattgcatttccATAAAGTTATGAGAGAcagattaataaaaacaatggtTAATATTTGGACCCAACATTTAACATTATGAATAGTAATACCCATACCTGAGTCATAGTCTTCAAGCCCAaccttgatgacatcactatgacgcCATCAGGATTAAGACATATGCTGCAATCCATTGTACTTGGAATTCGGAAAAAAACTACCTCCAAAAAGTACGGAAAAGTACAAAGGAACAGCCATTCAAGTTGGAGTCAAACTCGGGCAAAATGTATCTAGCCGGAGTTCAGCTAGATACATTTTGCCATTCAGTCTTTGCGAGCATGCGGTTCTAGTCTACTACTTgcgggcggctgtggctcagagggtaaagcaggtcgtccaccaattggAACGTCGGTGGTTTGGGTCACATACCGATGTGTCCTttagcaagacacttaaccccaaatgactcccgaaggcatagccatcggtgtgtgaatgagtatttagattagatcctgatgggcaaagttggcaccttgcatggcagcttcTGCCATcactgtatgaatgtgtgtgtgtgaatgctcacgtagtgtaaagcgctttgcgtggtcggaagactagaataaaagcgctatataacgCAAGTCCGTTTACCATTTACTTCCTGCAGATtcttaaaaagtcttaaatgAGATTTTTAGAAATATATTCTTGTTTAATTCAAAGTTGGCTACTTTATATGCCGTTACTCTTCGCTATCTATGCTTGTGTATGTATACTTGCCATACAAACATCAATTTACGACGTGCTGCATGTTTTCCCGAGCAGATGTACTGGGATGCATTTAGATTGGAAGTCAGGAATACCGACTATAATTGAATATGCTTTGATAAAAAACAGACTTTGTGTATTGGTTGCACCTGGAACCACatccaacagtgatgtcacagggtcCAGGAGTACACTTTTACATCACTGCAGTAAGGTGAGAAGTTAAAGCGAAAACAAGTTCAGTTactctttttctattttctattttctatttgaAGCTGTTGTTTTAGCTTGTATTCAAAATTGAAGGCCTGCTGTCATACTATTGTATCAGAAGTTCCATTTTTCCAATATGCTGTGAATGCAGCACTGTttctcatatactgtatatacattttgtCAATAAGAAAAGAGCTATTTTTTGCCCTTTTTTGGCAAAAATCTGACACATTTACAacatattgatgttttttaatgtgtgttgttcccaataaataaattaataaaataaagaaaaacaatggGAACACCCCTtataaagagaaaataaatgcaGGATCTTCGGTTTCGTCTCTCGAGGACTCTACTTGGCGCTTGAGAACAATGTAAAGAATGTGTTATAGAAATATTTCCATCAGTTTCTCCCAAATATTAGCTTTAACATctggacattttcaaaacttTGACCCAGATAATTGAGTCTCTCCAATCTATCTGCACGCATAAatgtttcattttgaaatagaaATGTGTCTTTACATGATAACTGTACAATTGTATACAGAATAGTAGGTGGATGTATTGTGCTTGACAGACGTATCGCTGGCTTTATCTCATGCTCAATGCACAGAAAATAATCTCCAAGAATAGCAAACCACCCTAGATAGAGAAGTAGGACGTGTGGTGGTGTGATTCTACAAAGGATCATGTTTCCTCCTTCGTTTTCTGCAAGGCCCTCATTTCATATTACGCATGAACAAATGGGATATTCTATGCTGTTACCTTGGAAACAGGCATGTATCTGGTCTCTGTGTTGCGAAGCAGGAGAAAAACCATCCTTTATGTGCCTTGTAATGGCAGAAAAGCAGCATGACTTTAATATGCTCTAATGTGTAATTTCTGTTCCACTGCAGAGGGGATTCTCAGTGCATACGAGCATAAAGCCTCAAACTGAATCAGTAAAACACAGTAACCTGTTTGTGATGATTCAGAGGGACCCTCAGTGCAGCACCCAAGGCTTCAGGAGTGACTGTGCAGAAGTCTTAATGAGTTACACAACTGATTTAGTGTCACACTTCAGCCATCCTGGCAGACCAATGGAGCACGCTTCTTCTTATAAATATTTGTTCTAGATGAATCTCTTTCATTTAGGCTCCATATTCTGCAGCTTCTCTGAGGCCTGGACAGAAAATGACTATCCTTTAAAGGGTGACTTCGCTATTTTTCAACCAATATTATcttaaattggtccagtattgagggagaacgctttAGATGGCGGCTGCTCACGGGCTACAATATGGTGCTATTTAcgtccatggtggaaacgcgagcTCCAGCCgggcagtttgttgtgttggagtacagaaaatGTAGCTCAGTGTTATCTAatagattttcaatgtcatggctaaATATTTGGATGATTTTGCTTTCAttcctcgctccagcctcggtctgggtctcattcacatgaacagaggaagagaaataactctggattcagctattagtgcatttaataataataataataataataagggttattcaagtgttcatgctggga includes these proteins:
- the LOC141772981 gene encoding transmembrane protein 198-like → MDVTSLYVTEEPGAGLAEVDICTLEINIKYEIIPSIVCSVCLSFGLIYTFFGYRCFKMVMFFSGFMFSSAVILLLYHKEPLLDAELGSETKAGIGLGVGILCGLMTMLVSTLGLLLSGLQLGSLLSLAILVVVGQFYSLNPVWVPLTVVLVASVVAALFTLQWQKLFTIIYTSVFGATTVMLGVDYLVGTFTLPDQVYDVFCQVAPRPFCWFNWAITGIWPVMGLIGVLVQWWFTAKGISHTEAAHKNQKKHAKKHSCRESRRRPQPYRQRRPPLLKRYAGDVLAPSYLQSLQERQNGTGSSTSSISTITHTLIDFDFETGSMVPLTAASPVYSF